TATGTTGAATGTGAGGAGTGCAAAGGCAAAAGGTTCAATGCGGAGACACTTGAAGTTAAATATAAAGGTAAGTCAATTGCAGATGTTCTTGATATGACTGTTGAGGAGGCATACTATATCTTTGAGAATGTCCCGACAGTCAGGTCAAAGCTTGAAACCCTGTGCAGAGTTGGACTTGGATATATCAAACTCGGCCAGAGTTCAACCACACTCTCCGGCGGTGAGGCGCAGAGGATTAAGCTTACAAGGGAACTGTCAAAGAAGGCCACCGGGAATACGGTCTATCTTCTTGATGAACCGACAACAGGGCTTCATTTCCATGATGTAAAAAAACTGATATCTGTTCTTGACAGTCTTGTCGGGAAGGGCAATACTGTCGTTGTTATTGAGCACAATCTCGATGTCATCAAATCAGCAGATCATATAATAGATCTCGGCCCTGAAGGCGGTGAGAAGGGTGGTGAGATCATAGCCTCCGGAACTCCGGAAGAGGTTGCTGCATCTCCGGCAAGCTACACAGGACAGTTCCTTGCAAAGATGCTCAACTGACAGCAATGCTGAAAAAATCAGAAGAAGATATGAAAAAGAACAATATATAATATAAAAATAATTCCCACACAGAGCAGGATATACATAAAACAGAGAATATTATGGACACCACCACTCTTCCGGAAGATCCCGGATGCTACATGTACAAAGACACAGACGGAAATGTCGTATATGTAGGTAAGGCAAAGAACCTGAAGAAGAGGGTATCCTCATATTTTTCCAAAAGCCGGCATGACCCTAAGACTGAAGCAATGCTTAAGGTTGCCGAGGATTTTGATTATATCGTTACCGGAACTGAAGTTGAGGCACTGATTCTTGAGAATAACCTCATCAAGAGATATAAACCAAAATACAATATTGACCTGAGGGACTCGAAGAATTACGCATATATCCGGATAAGTGGTGATAAATTCCCATTAATAGGAATCGCAAGGAATAAAGGCGGAAAAGGAGAATATTTTGGCCCTTTTGTATCTGCAAGAGAAAGAGACTATGTCCTTTCAGCACTAAGAAAAATTTTCGGCCTGAGGTCATGCAGGAGAATGCCGAAACGGCCATGTCTGAGATATCATATCGGATCATGCAGTGCACCATGTACAGGTGCAATATCTGAAGAGGAATACCTTGACAGAATCAGAAATGCAGAATCAATCCTGAGAGGGCATACAAAAGAGGTGCTCCTTAAGCTTAAAGAGAAGATGAGAACACATTCTCAGAATCAGGAGTTTGAGAGGGCACTTGAGATCAGGGATACCATCCATGCGATAGAAAATCTCTCAGAGAAGCAGTTTGCTGACCGGAAAAAGGACTCGGATGAGGACGTAATAAATTACACATTAAGGGAAGGTGTGATTTATATCATGCTCTTTTCAGTTTTTAAAGGGACACTTGGGGACAAGAAGGAATTTATCTTTGACGGGAATAAAGAGACATTTGAAGAATTTATTGTGCAGTATTATTCCGAGAATGAAATTCCGTCTGAGATTATTCTGCCGGAAATTTCAGACCCTTCACTTGAGGATTTTCTCTCAGAGATGCGGGGAAAAAAGGTAAAACTGACAGTCCCGCAGAGAGGAGATAAGAAAAATCTCCTTGACCTTGTGGCAAAGAATATTGAGTCAGTCTTTTTCAGGGGAGAGAAGAATGTTGAGGCACTGAAAAAACGCCTTCACCTGCCTGAAAATCCAAATGTCATCGAATGCTTTGATATCTCACACCTATCCGGCACTGCTATGACAGGGTCAATGGTGCAGTTCCGTTACGGCAGGCCTGATAAGAGAAATTACAGGCGTTTTAAAATTAAGACGGTGGAAGGCATTGACGACTTCGCAGCAATTGCTGAAGTTGTGAGGAGGAGATATTCAAGGTTAAAGAAGGAAAGCAGCGGGAAAGAAGATAATACCCTGATGCCCGATCTTATAATAATTGACGGCGGTAAGGGCCAGCTGGCCTATGCGGCAGCGGTTCTCAAAGACCTGAACCTGAAAATACCCATAATTTCGGTTGCAAAACGTGAAGAGGAGATATTCATACCCGGATTATCAGCTCCGCTTCCGGTTAAAAAGAATGATCCGGCTTCATTTCTCATTCAGGAGATCAGGGACGAGGCACACAGGTTTGCGATAGAATACAACCGGCTCCTGAGGAAAAAAGAAGCATTCGGAGACGCCTGACCCAACAAAACAAGCATAAAAGATACCCAGTACGGTCTGCAATTAAGACGCCCGGCACAACAGGGAGAGGTAAATACTTTTAATGAAAGCCGGCAATAACCCATATAAGAACAACTATGACCAAAACAGATGAACCTCAGGCACTGCCGGACAGAGATGAGATAATCTCAATATTAAAAAAAGAGATGACTTACCTTAAAGAGGAATTTAAAATATCTGAAATAGGTCTCTTTGGGTCATATGTACGTGGGGAAGAAGACAATGAAAGTGACATTGATATCCTGGTATCATTTTCAGAGACTCCCGGATTTATTAAATTCCTGAGGCTTGAAGATAATCTGTCACACTGCCTCTATGGAATAAAGGTGGATCTGGTCGTGAAAAACTCACTGAAACCTAATATCGGAGAAGAGGTACTAAGCGAGACGATCTTTGCATGAGAAGAAACAGAATCGCTGACGACTATTTTAATGATATCGTAACAACAATTGAGAAGATCGAATCATTTGTAGAGGACACAACAGAGGGTGACTTTGCCCTTGACGAAAAGACACAGTTTGCTGTAATAAGAGGATCTGAAATAATCGTTGAGGCCGTTAAAAAAAATACCACCGGAAAAAAAGGAAAAATACCCAAAAATCCTCTGGAAAGAACTGGCAGGTATGCGGGATAAACTCATTCATGCTTATTTTGGAGTCAATATCGAAATTGTCCGGTTAACAGTCAAAGAAGACCTTCCGGAAATAAAAAAACTAATCTCTGAAAAATAACCAAAAACAGGAAACCTCTCACAATACCCAATTCAGCACAAAATCCAAAACCCCGCCCGGCAGACGGAGTAGCACCTCACATGACTCCCAAACCATCCCGTAAACCGTAATCCCAATCATCTCAGTGCAATAAAATGACATAATTATACAGAGGTATGCCGCATATGACAAAACAGAAGGATAAATTCAAACTTGTTTCGGATTACAAACCCGCAGGTTCACAGCCGGAAGCTATCAATAAATTAACTGAAGGCATTGACAAAAAAGAGAGATGTCAGACCCTCCTTGGGGTAACAGGCTCAGGAAAGACCTTCACCATCGCAAATGTGATTGAAAAAGTGCAGAAGCCAACCCTTGTATTTGCACACAACAAGACACTTGCAGCACAGTTATATAACGAATTTAAGGAATTTTTCCCGGAGAACCGGGTGGAATATTTCGTATCATATTACGATTATTACCAGCCGGAATCGTACATCCCGAAGAAAGACCAGTATATCGAGAAGGACGCACAGATCAACCCAAAAATAGAGCAGATGAGGCTTGCGGCAACGGCATCCCTCCTCTCAAGGGATGATGTCATAGTCGTTGCATCGGTTTCATGTATCTATGGTCTTGGTAATCCGGAAAATTTCCAGAAACTCGGTTTTGAGATCAAAACCGGGGACCGTATCAGGAGAAACGAACTTCTCGGCAGCCTTGTGGACATACTCTATGAAAGAAATGACACTGAACTGGCTCCGGGACGGTTCAGGGTCAGGGGAGATACAATCGATCTCATCCCCGGATATTTCAACAATATAATCAGGATAGAATTTTTCGGAGATGTTATCGACAGAATATCTGAGATTGACAAAAACACAGGTGAAAAAACAGAATCAATGAAGTATTTCTTCATCTATCCTGCAAGGCATTATGTCATTCCCCAAGAAGAAAAAGAGGATGCCCTGGTAAAGATAAGGGCAGAACTTGAAGAACAGCTCCCCAAACTCGGCGCAATTGAAGCACACCGCTTAAAGCAGAGAACCCTCTTTGATATTGAAATGATCGAAGAGACAGGGTCATGCAAAGGCATTGAAAATTATTCAAGGTTTTTTGATAACAGAAATCCCGGCGAGAAACCATTCTGCCTCCTGGACTATTTTCCGGATGACTTCCTGATGATCATTGACGAGAGCCACCAGACCCTGCCGCAGGTGAGAGGCATGTACAACGGCGACCGGTCAAGAAAAGTGCCGCTTGTGGACTACGGATTCAGGCTTCCTTCTGCTTTTGACAACCGGCCGCTCGTGTTCAGTGAATTCGAAGAGTACATGAGAAATGTCATCTTTGTATCCGCAACTCCGGGTGAATACGAAAAAGAGCACTCATCTGATATTGTGGAGCAGATCATCAGGCCGACAGGCCTTACAGACCCTGAAGTTGAGATAAGGCCAATTGAAGGTCAGATGAATGATCTCCTCTCTGAGATCAAAAAGACCATTGAAAAGGGTGACCGGGTGCTCATCACAACGCTCACAAAAAGACTTGCTGAAGAACTCTCCGAATTCCTGGCATCAAAAGGCATTAAAACGAGATACCTTCATTCAGACATAAATACCATTGAGAGAACCGAGATCATCAGGCAGCTGCGCCTCGGACGCTTTGATGTCCTTGTAGGAATAAACCTCCTCAGAGAAGGTCTTGACATTCCGGAAGTCGGATTTATCGGGATACTTGACGCTGACAAGGAAGGATTTTTACGTGATGCAAGAAGCCTGATTCAGATAATCGGACGTGCGGCGAGGAATGTCAATGCCCATGTTGTCCTGTACGCCGATAAATTAACGGACTCAATGAAAAAGGCAGTCGATGAGACAAAGAGAAGAAGAAGTATGCAGATTGCATTCAATAAAACACATGGGATCACACCAAAAACTATCATAAAACCTGTAAAAGAGAAAGAGACAGAGATCACGGATATAAAACATATACCAAATTCAGACATACCAAATGTCATCATCGAACTTGAAGCCGACATGAATATTGCAGCGGAATCACTGGAATTCGAGCGTGCGATACTTCTGAGGGATAAAATAACAGCACTCAGAAAGAAGCTTGAAGGTGGACAGTGATCTCTTCAGGACCCGGATTTTTGGAGATTACTACAACAGGTCACTATAAACCTCATCCCTGACCATCTTCAGCCCGTCCCTGAATTCATCAATATACTCCTGCATTGAAAGGCTCCCTTCCGGAAAAGGACAGTCAATGTCATACATTTTGTCAATCATCGGATCAGACGGCAGGAGGTGCATCTCAGTTCCGGAAATCCGGCAGGCTTCAGCCATTGCCTTTCTGAAAGGGCCTATGCAGTATGCAATCCTTATCCGGTAAGTCTCCTTCGTCTTCCCAAAATATTCCAGAAGTTTTCCAACCTCAATCTCATGAAAGTCCTGCTTCACCTTATCATCTGTGCACTTTCCGAGCATATAATGATAATTGGCAAAAGGGTACATCAGTTCAAGTTCTGACGGGACAACCCCGCATGTACCAAAGATAACCTTATGATACTGCTCCGGCTGTAAAACACCGTCAATAATACCCTGAAAAAGCCTGTGACTCGGGCTTTCGCTGTATGGTTTTCTGAGGGCGCAGGGGATAAATATCGCAATATCCTTATTAGCCACATCATATTCATCAATAATATACCTGTGGGCTTCATTAAATTCCGGTCTGTAAAAGGGAGGATCATAGATCTCAAACTTTCTCCCTTTCCGGTCTGTGACATATTCTTTCTCCGGCATATTATTCAGTCAGTCTGTTAATATTTGGTTCCAAAAACTGATAAAGATAGATAAATTATACCACCTGAAACAGTATTATTATGTATTGTCCCATATACCTTCCTGAAAACTAAAAACCAGAAGAAGAGGAAAACTCCGGATTCCAGCCTTCATTCTCAGAAATTCTTAGATCTTCTCATCCGGAAGGATATCCACAAGAATAATCTCGTACTCCATATCCTCACCGGCCATCGGATGGTTGCCATCTACCTTAAGGTATTTTCCGGACGACTCAACAACTTCCACAAGCGCCTTTTTGCCGTTTGGGAGAGTAATATTCACCATATCTCCTTTTTCAGGATCACCCACAAGGTTAAGATGCTTCTTCTTCATCCGGAAGACAAGCCTGCTGCTGTAACTGCCATAAGCCTTCTCAGCCGGAAGACTAACTGTTTTCTTATCTCCGGGTTTCATGCCTGCAAGAGCCTCCTCAAATACAGGATTTATTTTGCCCTCACCAAGACGCACCTCCTGTGGATCGCCCTCAAGAGATGATTCAAATACTTCGCCTTCCGATGTCCTGCTCGTAAAATGAACAAGTAAAAGGTCTCCTTTCTCTGCCCCTGACATCCCACTATCTTAGGACAGTCAGATATATAACAGAAACGGCTGAGGAAAAACGCTGAAAAAAAAAGAAAATAATAATCACTCATTACGCATTTTAGAGATTAAGGACAAAT
The sequence above is a segment of the Methanoplanus limicola DSM 2279 genome. Coding sequences within it:
- the uvrC gene encoding excinuclease ABC subunit UvrC, with protein sequence MDTTTLPEDPGCYMYKDTDGNVVYVGKAKNLKKRVSSYFSKSRHDPKTEAMLKVAEDFDYIVTGTEVEALILENNLIKRYKPKYNIDLRDSKNYAYIRISGDKFPLIGIARNKGGKGEYFGPFVSARERDYVLSALRKIFGLRSCRRMPKRPCLRYHIGSCSAPCTGAISEEEYLDRIRNAESILRGHTKEVLLKLKEKMRTHSQNQEFERALEIRDTIHAIENLSEKQFADRKKDSDEDVINYTLREGVIYIMLFSVFKGTLGDKKEFIFDGNKETFEEFIVQYYSENEIPSEIILPEISDPSLEDFLSEMRGKKVKLTVPQRGDKKNLLDLVAKNIESVFFRGEKNVEALKKRLHLPENPNVIECFDISHLSGTAMTGSMVQFRYGRPDKRNYRRFKIKTVEGIDDFAAIAEVVRRRYSRLKKESSGKEDNTLMPDLIIIDGGKGQLAYAAAVLKDLNLKIPIISVAKREEEIFIPGLSAPLPVKKNDPASFLIQEIRDEAHRFAIEYNRLLRKKEAFGDA
- a CDS encoding HepT-like ribonuclease domain-containing protein, which codes for MRRNRIADDYFNDIVTTIEKIESFVEDTTEGDFALDEKTQFAVIRGSEIIVEAVKKNTTGKKGKIPKNPLERTGRYAG
- a CDS encoding HepT-like ribonuclease domain-containing protein → MRDKLIHAYFGVNIEIVRLTVKEDLPEIKKLISEK
- a CDS encoding nucleotidyltransferase family protein, whose protein sequence is MTKTDEPQALPDRDEIISILKKEMTYLKEEFKISEIGLFGSYVRGEEDNESDIDILVSFSETPGFIKFLRLEDNLSHCLYGIKVDLVVKNSLKPNIGEEVLSETIFA
- a CDS encoding DUF5591 domain-containing protein, whose amino-acid sequence is MPEKEYVTDRKGRKFEIYDPPFYRPEFNEAHRYIIDEYDVANKDIAIFIPCALRKPYSESPSHRLFQGIIDGVLQPEQYHKVIFGTCGVVPSELELMYPFANYHYMLGKCTDDKVKQDFHEIEVGKLLEYFGKTKETYRIRIAYCIGPFRKAMAEACRISGTEMHLLPSDPMIDKMYDIDCPFPEGSLSMQEYIDEFRDGLKMVRDEVYSDLL
- the uvrB gene encoding excinuclease ABC subunit UvrB translates to MTKQKDKFKLVSDYKPAGSQPEAINKLTEGIDKKERCQTLLGVTGSGKTFTIANVIEKVQKPTLVFAHNKTLAAQLYNEFKEFFPENRVEYFVSYYDYYQPESYIPKKDQYIEKDAQINPKIEQMRLAATASLLSRDDVIVVASVSCIYGLGNPENFQKLGFEIKTGDRIRRNELLGSLVDILYERNDTELAPGRFRVRGDTIDLIPGYFNNIIRIEFFGDVIDRISEIDKNTGEKTESMKYFFIYPARHYVIPQEEKEDALVKIRAELEEQLPKLGAIEAHRLKQRTLFDIEMIEETGSCKGIENYSRFFDNRNPGEKPFCLLDYFPDDFLMIIDESHQTLPQVRGMYNGDRSRKVPLVDYGFRLPSAFDNRPLVFSEFEEYMRNVIFVSATPGEYEKEHSSDIVEQIIRPTGLTDPEVEIRPIEGQMNDLLSEIKKTIEKGDRVLITTLTKRLAEELSEFLASKGIKTRYLHSDINTIERTEIIRQLRLGRFDVLVGINLLREGLDIPEVGFIGILDADKEGFLRDARSLIQIIGRAARNVNAHVVLYADKLTDSMKKAVDETKRRRSMQIAFNKTHGITPKTIIKPVKEKETEITDIKHIPNSDIPNVIIELEADMNIAAESLEFERAILLRDKITALRKKLEGGQ
- a CDS encoding FKBP-type peptidyl-prolyl cis-trans isomerase; translation: MSGAEKGDLLLVHFTSRTSEGEVFESSLEGDPQEVRLGEGKINPVFEEALAGMKPGDKKTVSLPAEKAYGSYSSRLVFRMKKKHLNLVGDPEKGDMVNITLPNGKKALVEVVESSGKYLKVDGNHPMAGEDMEYEIILVDILPDEKI